One segment of Aquimarina sp. BL5 DNA contains the following:
- a CDS encoding collagen-binding domain-containing protein — protein sequence MSKTTNKLNLLSSKIGATPIVSSLFGLTMIVIFIMTSGFKEIDDKSTVSSVCNNPLSDALGYNAFVRYNTTVHGGDTEGPIALGGDLTIDGIITLAAQTAGSNFFNGDDQASSLVVNGKVIYNSGEGIHLNQGYVKVGDLNGSSVFDVDYNNASVNTRITSGNYESKPRVQVQRKQTQNSVTQANLIDFEAAFVLFEAKSISYSNKQPNVVVSNDNKILLAQNVINVLNITGTELQNLPYLTFENKPNQDTPLIINVDASGDFEWNILNLTGIGDQQGAFIIWNFYNNSSLTLKGGSTIIGSVFAPKSDIIKDSSGNINGQVIAANYDHIQGELHQHIFNSCTDDEISCELTVDAGEDAEFCGEGEVTLTATISGESECVDCTGEYGVENTNNCKRDQDYVMWLTDGDNPRWFSNVDLEWNELADGTATLTGTIFDHTLTQTTYEVNAIYSGRTSTTPANSPKGHECNNEDESAWIYYTGLTGTVTSTDGSWSIDLSRRGPAFQLGNGANVTETELGRYGACGWFDTTDGQYNRGDFNFNLGDCVTTSTKGVSYLWSTGETTSSITVNQGGTYTVTIKDCENCEASDAVEVIINDAPEVNAGEDQEICLGDDVTLTATTSDNESCESCVEYGIENTDFCNGDENYVLWLKGGRFFSNVDLEWDELGDGTATLKGTVFDYTNTQSNYEVDVVFSGRTNTTPANSPKEHECNNEDESGWEYYTEFTGTISSADGSWSTSLTRRGPAFQMGNGANVTEKEQGKFGACGWFDTDDSEYSVGDFNFNLGDCITSETNNTSFLWSTGETTESITVSPDEDTLYSVTVTNCNGCSGTDEVMVLVKSAAVDAGDDQNVCLGETITLSATGEGTFLWSTGETTETITVTPAETTTYTVTATNGSCEASDSITVVVNDPVIVDAGEDQEICLGEEVTLIAQASGIENCTDCTEYAITGTDYCAGNHDFVIWMTNADRSDKRWYSNVDLVWKENEDGTATLTGTVLDYTVTQETYELDVTYSGRTTIAPTNSPKEHECNNENATGWTYYPEMNGTITKTDGSEVITITRRGEAFQVGNGANVFETEEGKNGASGWLNVVDGYFAYGDININFGDCITTGAGEAGYLWSTGETTQSITVSPEEDTTYTVTVTGCTDCVGEDEVTVTVDSATADAGDDQEICTGDTATLSVVGSGDIVWSTGATTASIEVSPQETTTYSVTVTNGICEATDEVIVVVGPAIADAGDDQEICTGDTATLSVVGDGDIVWSTGATTASIEVSPQETTTYSVTVTNGNCEAADTVIVIVNSVTADAGEDKTIAAGETVTLTATGGDTYLWSTGETTATIDVSPEETTTYSVTVSANGCFAIDDVIVFVEGCTLTADAGDDQEICLGEEVVLTVQGEGDILWSTGETTASIMVSPESTTTYSVIVTSGNCEAMDEVTVGVTIVEVSAGRDKFLCEGFGEEVTLRSSPGDSYLWSTGETTRAIVVSPAITTEYTLILTVGGCNDTDKVTVFVENCDESIVASSVYPTVLKSGETLTVDVMSKKDQNVYVSFYSMSGSEMIPTAKNVIQKGKTSLTFDMIGSIPSGMYLVKINKEEGTEYKKIIIK from the coding sequence ATGTCAAAAACTACTAACAAGCTTAACTTGTTGAGCAGTAAAATCGGAGCAACTCCAATTGTTTCGTCTTTATTTGGCTTAACTATGATCGTCATTTTTATTATGACATCTGGATTTAAAGAAATTGATGATAAGAGTACAGTATCATCAGTATGTAATAACCCGTTATCGGATGCATTAGGATATAATGCATTTGTTAGATATAATACCACAGTCCACGGGGGAGATACCGAAGGCCCTATTGCACTAGGAGGAGATCTAACTATTGATGGGATTATTACATTAGCTGCTCAAACGGCAGGTTCTAACTTTTTCAATGGAGATGACCAAGCATCTTCATTAGTTGTAAACGGAAAAGTAATTTACAATTCTGGAGAAGGAATACATCTTAATCAAGGGTATGTGAAAGTAGGTGATTTGAATGGCTCATCAGTTTTTGATGTTGATTATAATAACGCTTCAGTAAATACCAGAATTACTTCAGGAAATTATGAATCAAAGCCTAGAGTACAGGTGCAGAGAAAACAAACTCAAAATTCAGTTACTCAAGCTAATTTAATTGATTTCGAAGCGGCTTTCGTATTATTTGAAGCAAAGTCAATTTCTTATAGTAATAAGCAGCCTAATGTAGTGGTAAGTAATGATAATAAAATCTTACTTGCTCAGAATGTTATTAATGTTTTAAATATTACGGGAACCGAGTTGCAAAACCTTCCTTATTTAACTTTTGAAAACAAACCTAATCAGGATACGCCATTAATTATTAATGTTGACGCATCTGGTGATTTCGAATGGAATATCTTAAACCTTACGGGAATAGGAGATCAGCAAGGAGCATTTATTATTTGGAACTTTTATAATAATTCCAGTCTAACATTAAAAGGTGGCTCAACAATTATAGGAAGTGTATTCGCTCCTAAGTCGGATATTATTAAGGATTCTTCTGGAAATATTAATGGACAAGTAATAGCGGCTAATTACGATCATATCCAAGGAGAATTGCATCAGCATATATTTAATTCTTGTACTGATGATGAAATAAGTTGTGAACTAACAGTTGATGCAGGAGAAGATGCAGAGTTTTGTGGAGAAGGAGAAGTAACACTTACAGCTACAATATCTGGAGAGTCAGAATGTGTTGATTGCACTGGAGAATATGGTGTAGAAAATACCAATAATTGCAAAAGAGATCAGGACTACGTAATGTGGTTAACAGATGGAGATAATCCAAGATGGTTTTCCAATGTAGATTTAGAGTGGAATGAATTAGCAGATGGTACAGCTACATTAACCGGGACGATTTTTGATCATACATTAACCCAAACGACATATGAAGTAAATGCTATATATTCTGGAAGAACAAGTACTACACCTGCAAATAGTCCTAAAGGTCATGAATGCAATAATGAAGATGAATCAGCATGGATTTATTATACAGGGTTAACAGGGACAGTAACAAGTACAGATGGATCCTGGTCGATTGATTTATCAAGAAGAGGACCTGCTTTTCAGTTAGGAAATGGGGCTAATGTAACCGAAACAGAATTGGGAAGATATGGAGCATGTGGATGGTTCGATACTACCGATGGTCAATATAATCGAGGAGATTTTAACTTTAATCTTGGAGATTGTGTTACTACCTCAACTAAAGGAGTTAGTTATTTATGGTCAACAGGAGAAACTACTTCATCAATTACTGTAAATCAAGGAGGCACATACACTGTAACAATAAAGGATTGTGAAAATTGCGAAGCTTCAGACGCTGTCGAAGTGATTATAAATGATGCGCCTGAGGTAAATGCTGGTGAGGATCAGGAAATATGTTTAGGTGATGATGTGACTTTAACTGCTACAACTAGTGATAATGAAAGTTGTGAGAGTTGTGTTGAGTATGGTATTGAAAATACTGATTTTTGTAATGGAGATGAGAATTATGTATTGTGGTTAAAAGGAGGAAGATTCTTTTCTAATGTTGATTTAGAATGGGATGAACTTGGAGATGGAACTGCTACGCTAAAAGGTACGGTGTTTGATTATACAAATACACAATCAAACTACGAAGTAGATGTAGTTTTTAGTGGAAGAACAAATACTACACCTGCAAATAGTCCTAAAGAACATGAATGTAATAACGAGGACGAATCTGGATGGGAATATTATACAGAATTTACAGGTACAATTTCTAGTGCAGATGGATCTTGGTCTACAAGTTTAACAAGAAGAGGTCCTGCATTCCAAATGGGTAATGGAGCTAATGTGACAGAAAAAGAACAAGGTAAGTTTGGAGCTTGTGGATGGTTTGATACTGATGATAGCGAATATTCTGTTGGAGATTTTAATTTTAATTTAGGAGATTGCATAACTTCAGAAACAAATAACACTTCTTTCCTATGGTCTACTGGAGAAACTACGGAAAGTATTACTGTCTCACCTGATGAAGATACTTTGTATTCTGTAACTGTAACAAATTGTAATGGATGTTCAGGTACAGATGAAGTAATGGTATTGGTTAAGTCTGCTGCAGTTGATGCTGGTGATGATCAAAATGTTTGTTTAGGAGAAACAATTACCTTATCAGCTACAGGAGAAGGTACTTTCTTATGGTCTACCGGAGAAACTACAGAAACGATTACTGTTACTCCAGCCGAGACTACTACATATACTGTTACGGCAACCAACGGAAGTTGTGAGGCTTCTGATTCTATAACCGTTGTTGTAAATGATCCTGTAATAGTTGATGCCGGAGAAGATCAGGAAATCTGTTTAGGCGAGGAAGTAACTCTTATAGCACAGGCTAGTGGTATAGAAAACTGCACGGATTGTACAGAATACGCTATTACTGGTACGGATTATTGCGCAGGAAATCACGACTTTGTTATTTGGATGACAAATGCAGATAGAAGTGATAAAAGATGGTACTCTAACGTCGATTTAGTATGGAAAGAAAATGAGGATGGAACAGCAACTTTAACAGGTACGGTTTTAGATTATACAGTAACTCAGGAAACATATGAATTGGATGTGACATATTCTGGCAGAACAACTATTGCGCCTACGAATAGTCCTAAAGAGCACGAATGTAACAATGAAAATGCAACCGGTTGGACGTATTATCCTGAAATGAACGGTACGATTACTAAAACTGATGGTTCAGAGGTGATTACGATTACAAGAAGAGGAGAAGCATTCCAGGTAGGGAATGGTGCTAATGTTTTCGAAACTGAAGAAGGTAAAAATGGCGCTTCTGGCTGGCTGAATGTAGTTGATGGTTATTTTGCATATGGAGATATCAACATCAATTTTGGTGATTGTATTACAACCGGAGCAGGAGAAGCAGGTTATTTATGGTCCACCGGAGAAACTACTCAAAGTATTACTGTATCACCAGAAGAAGATACAACATATACTGTAACTGTGACTGGCTGTACTGATTGCGTTGGCGAAGATGAAGTAACTGTAACTGTAGATTCCGCAACTGCAGATGCTGGAGATGATCAGGAGATTTGTACTGGAGACACGGCGACACTTTCAGTAGTTGGAAGTGGAGATATAGTATGGTCAACAGGAGCAACGACAGCTAGTATCGAAGTTTCTCCGCAAGAAACCACAACGTATAGCGTGACAGTTACTAACGGTATTTGTGAAGCTACTGACGAGGTAATTGTTGTGGTAGGTCCCGCAATTGCAGATGCTGGAGATGATCAGGAGATTTGTACTGGAGATACAGCAACACTTTCAGTAGTTGGAGATGGCGATATAGTGTGGTCAACTGGAGCAACGACTGCTAGTATCGAAGTTTCCCCACAAGAAACAACAACATATAGTGTGACAGTTACTAACGGTAATTGCGAAGCTGCTGATACAGTAATAGTTATAGTGAACTCTGTAACTGCTGATGCAGGAGAAGATAAAACTATAGCTGCAGGAGAAACAGTTACCCTTACTGCAACAGGTGGTGATACGTACTTATGGTCAACAGGAGAAACTACAGCAACTATTGATGTTTCTCCAGAAGAAACAACAACCTATAGTGTTACAGTATCTGCAAACGGATGTTTTGCGATAGACGATGTTATTGTTTTTGTAGAAGGCTGTACGCTTACTGCAGATGCAGGAGACGATCAGGAAATCTGTTTAGGAGAAGAGGTAGTACTTACCGTTCAAGGTGAAGGAGATATTTTATGGTCCACAGGAGAAACTACTGCTAGTATTATGGTTTCGCCAGAAAGCACTACTACATATTCAGTGATTGTAACAAGTGGAAACTGTGAAGCAATGGATGAGGTAACAGTAGGTGTAACCATAGTAGAAGTTAGTGCAGGTAGAGATAAGTTTTTATGCGAAGGATTTGGAGAAGAAGTAACGCTGAGATCCTCTCCAGGGGATAGTTATTTATGGTCTACGGGTGAGACTACAAGAGCTATTGTTGTTTCTCCGGCAATTACAACAGAATACACGTTAATATTGACGGTAGGAGGTTGTAATGATACTGATAAGGTAACTGTTTTTGTAGAAAATTGCGATGAAAGTATAGTAGCATCGAGTGTATATCCTACTGTGTTAAAATCAGGAGAAACACTTACTGTAGACGTAATGTCTAAAAAGGATCAGAATGTTTACGTATCCTTTTATAGTATGTCTGGTTCTGAAATGATTCCGACAGCTAAAAATGTCATTCAAAAAGGTAAAACATCACTGACTTTTGATATGATTGGATCGATACCTTCTGGAATGTATTTGGTAAAAATAAATAAAGAAGAAGGTACTGAATACAAAAAGATTATTATAAAATAA
- a CDS encoding choice-of-anchor I family protein, whose translation MKISNKIVVVFAVISMFISCNSDDDIVINPIDTAELSFEKIGTFSNGMGEEGFAEISAFDPITNKLFIVNPNDTEISVWDLSNPATPIPGTDITVNGVPNSVAVSNGVVAVALENAANKQANGTIATYSSDNQSLLNIYDAGALPDMVTFSPDGKFIVVANEGEPDDLYANDPEGSVTIIEVASGQTTNAGFTAFNGQTIGNDFRVFGKGATLAQDVEPEYIAISDDSKTAYISLQENNGLAVVDLDTKVVTNIIGLGLKDHELPQNQLDASNRDDFSGNFKNWPVFGMYQPDAIDFVSISGVDYIISANEGDARDYDGFSEEERVKDLVLDPIAFPDATTLQLDENLGRLKTTTAKGDTDGDGDYDEIYVYGGRSFTIWSTSGSIIYDSGDFIGKKTFELEPLLFNNDEGEVDGRSDDKGAEPEAVETLKIGDKTLLFVGLERTGGTMVFDISKPANPIFLDWMVDTTDVGPEGLIAIKAADSPTGNDLVIITHEVSNTIAIYEIK comes from the coding sequence ATGAAAATCTCTAATAAAATTGTTGTAGTTTTTGCTGTAATAAGCATGTTTATTTCTTGTAATTCTGATGATGATATTGTTATAAATCCTATTGACACAGCTGAATTAAGTTTTGAAAAAATAGGAACCTTTAGTAATGGTATGGGTGAAGAAGGATTTGCCGAGATTTCGGCATTCGACCCTATTACTAATAAGTTGTTTATTGTGAATCCTAATGATACCGAAATTTCAGTTTGGGATTTATCTAATCCGGCAACTCCAATACCAGGTACAGATATAACAGTGAATGGAGTGCCAAATAGTGTAGCTGTTTCTAATGGAGTAGTGGCAGTTGCCTTAGAAAACGCAGCCAATAAACAGGCTAACGGAACTATAGCAACTTACAGTTCTGATAATCAATCTTTATTAAATATATATGATGCCGGAGCGCTACCAGATATGGTAACTTTTAGCCCAGATGGTAAATTTATCGTAGTAGCTAATGAAGGTGAACCAGATGATTTGTATGCAAATGATCCAGAGGGATCTGTTACTATTATAGAGGTGGCTTCTGGACAAACAACGAATGCTGGGTTTACTGCTTTTAATGGTCAAACTATAGGTAATGATTTTAGAGTTTTTGGAAAAGGAGCTACTTTGGCACAAGATGTAGAGCCAGAATATATTGCTATTTCAGATGATTCTAAAACTGCATATATTTCATTACAAGAAAATAACGGATTAGCGGTGGTAGATCTAGATACTAAAGTAGTTACGAATATCATTGGGCTTGGATTAAAAGACCACGAACTACCTCAGAACCAATTAGATGCTAGTAATAGAGATGATTTCTCTGGAAACTTTAAGAATTGGCCGGTATTTGGAATGTATCAACCGGATGCAATAGATTTTGTGTCTATTAGTGGTGTGGATTATATCATATCTGCAAATGAAGGAGATGCTAGAGATTATGATGGGTTCTCTGAAGAAGAAAGGGTAAAGGATTTGGTTTTAGATCCAATCGCATTTCCTGATGCTACAACTTTGCAATTGGATGAGAACTTAGGAAGATTAAAAACTACAACTGCAAAAGGAGATACTGATGGAGATGGAGATTACGACGAGATATATGTATACGGAGGTAGATCCTTTACAATTTGGAGTACATCAGGAAGTATAATATATGATAGCGGAGATTTTATCGGTAAAAAAACTTTTGAGTTAGAACCGTTATTGTTTAATAACGACGAAGGAGAGGTAGATGGTCGATCTGATGATAAAGGAGCAGAACCGGAAGCGGTAGAAACTTTAAAAATAGGCGATAAAACATTGCTTTTTGTTGGTTTAGAAAGAACAGGAGGTACAATGGTATTCGATATCTCGAAACCTGCGAACCCAATATTTCTAGATTGGATGGTAGATACTACAGATGTCGGGCCAGAAGGATTAATAGCAATAAAAGCTGCAGATAGTCCAACGGGAAATGATTTAGTGATTATAACACATGAGGTTTCTAATACTATAGCGATTTATGAGATCAAATAA
- the der gene encoding ribosome biogenesis GTPase Der → MSNIVAIVGRPNVGKSTFFNRLIQRREAIVDAVSGVTRDRHYGKSDWNGKEFSLIDTGGYVVGSDDIFEAEIDKQVELAIDEADAIIFMVDVESGVTGMDEEVANLLRKVNKPVFLAINKVDNGKRAENAVEFYSLGLGEYYTIASINGSGTGELLDALVEALPEVEEVEETELPRFAVVGRPNAGKSSFINALIGEDRYIVTDIAGTTRDSIDTKYNRFGFEFNLVDTAGIRRKAKVKEDLEFYSVMRSVRAIEHSDVCLVVVDASRGFDAQVQNIFWLAERNRKGIVILVNKWDLIENKESNTLKDFEKHIRKQIEPFTDVPIVFISVLTKQRIFKAIETAVEVFKNRSKKIKTSVMNDTMLPIIERNPPPAYKGKYVKIKYCMQLPTPQPQFAFFCNLPQYVREPYKRYLENQLRKEFDFHGVPVAVYFRKK, encoded by the coding sequence ATGAGTAATATAGTGGCAATTGTAGGGAGACCTAATGTAGGAAAATCTACATTCTTTAATAGATTGATTCAGAGAAGAGAAGCAATCGTAGATGCGGTAAGTGGAGTTACTCGTGATCGTCACTATGGAAAGAGTGATTGGAATGGTAAGGAATTCTCACTTATAGATACAGGTGGTTATGTAGTAGGAAGTGATGATATTTTTGAAGCAGAGATAGATAAACAGGTAGAGCTTGCAATTGATGAAGCGGATGCTATCATTTTTATGGTAGATGTAGAATCTGGTGTTACTGGTATGGACGAAGAAGTTGCTAACTTACTACGTAAAGTGAATAAGCCAGTTTTTTTAGCTATCAATAAAGTTGATAATGGTAAAAGAGCGGAAAATGCCGTAGAGTTTTATAGCCTGGGGCTTGGAGAATATTATACTATAGCAAGTATTAACGGAAGTGGTACAGGAGAACTTTTGGATGCTTTGGTAGAAGCATTACCAGAAGTAGAAGAAGTAGAGGAAACTGAACTACCTCGTTTTGCAGTGGTAGGAAGACCCAATGCAGGAAAATCTTCATTTATTAATGCGCTGATAGGAGAGGATCGATATATTGTTACAGATATAGCGGGAACGACTCGAGATTCTATTGATACTAAATATAACCGTTTTGGCTTTGAGTTTAATTTGGTTGATACGGCGGGAATAAGACGTAAAGCGAAGGTTAAAGAAGACCTGGAATTTTACTCGGTAATGAGATCTGTGCGGGCAATAGAACATAGTGATGTATGTTTAGTAGTAGTAGATGCAAGTAGAGGTTTTGATGCTCAGGTCCAAAATATATTTTGGTTAGCGGAACGTAACCGCAAAGGGATTGTGATTCTTGTAAATAAATGGGATTTAATCGAAAATAAGGAAAGTAATACCTTAAAGGATTTTGAAAAACATATTCGTAAACAAATTGAACCGTTTACAGATGTTCCAATTGTATTTATTTCGGTATTAACGAAACAACGTATTTTTAAAGCGATAGAAACAGCTGTAGAAGTGTTTAAAAACCGCTCTAAAAAGATCAAAACTAGTGTGATGAACGACACTATGTTACCTATTATAGAGAGAAATCCTCCACCAGCATATAAAGGTAAGTATGTGAAAATTAAATACTGTATGCAATTGCCTACACCTCAGCCGCAATTTGCATTTTTCTGTAATTTACCGCAATATGTAAGAGAGCCTTATAAAAGATATTTAGAAAATCAATTACGTAAAGAATTTGATTTTCATGGAGTGCCAGTAGCAGTGTATTTTAGGAAGAAATAG
- a CDS encoding MerR family transcriptional regulator, which produces MYVDLPKKMYYGIGEVADAFDVNASLIRFWEKEFDILKPKKNAKGNRKFTPEDIKNLELIYHLVKERGFTLEGAKIHLKEQKQEALDSFDIIRKLESIRGQLLKIKEQL; this is translated from the coding sequence ATGTATGTTGACTTACCAAAAAAAATGTACTATGGTATTGGCGAAGTAGCCGATGCATTTGATGTAAATGCTTCTCTTATCCGTTTTTGGGAAAAAGAATTTGACATTCTAAAACCAAAAAAGAATGCTAAAGGAAATAGAAAGTTCACTCCAGAAGATATCAAAAACTTGGAGCTCATATATCATTTGGTAAAAGAACGTGGGTTTACGCTAGAAGGTGCTAAAATTCATCTCAAAGAACAAAAACAAGAGGCTCTTGATAGTTTTGATATCATTAGAAAGCTAGAATCTATCAGAGGACAATTGCTGAAGATTAAAGAGCAGTTATAA